aagtaatgtttttatttcactttgaaatcttttttatttcaacttaTAGGTTctcaaaatacaaaaatgacTATAATActattaataacatttatttaaggaaaatatttcgatccaaaaatttttttactataaacaaaaatgtttacaaggaacattttttaacaattagtTTTACTTTCAGATCTTTTCAATTTAGGTAGCCCAATTagattttaatgatttaaaattgttatgaAAAATATCGAAacaccatttaaaaaattattttgacttGTCAATTTTAAACTATGATATGCAAATGCAACTTCCCAACAATTTAAGAGTAAGCAAAtcacttttataaattaaattcgaacaataaaaatgcttAATCTGAAGTActagtaaattttttttatttgtatgacCTTGGTTTGCCTTGGTGTGAGAAAAGGATTTCGCCGggtcccaaaaaaaaaaaaacaatatcgtTCTTGGCTCAGTTCGTTTGCTTTTCGTCACTTTGGCTCGCTGCTATTTTTAGTGCCACCATTGTGGGGCAACAGCAAAAAGAGGAATAAAAACAAGGGCAAACAACAACACTCTGTCCATTATGCATTTACCAAGTCGAAAACGCTTGGCTAAGGCACTACAAATCTTCAGCACGGAGCTCAGCTCTCTTAAACTTCGGCCCTGCTCCTTTGCTTATGCCCCATTCGTGTTTGTTTGTACGGGCTTAAATTGAGCgcgtaaattgttttaattgcgAGGCCAAAAGCCAAAGTCCGGCCAAGCCAAACAGACGTTAATTGTAAATGAAGACTAAGGGCACACCATGAAAAaggccataaatatttaaaaactaaataaagtaAGAAATGAAATGGGAAACATACACACGTACACATATACACACGAGTGATGATTCATATGCAAACTGTCCGCATGCATCAATCAAGGTCCGTTGACAGTTTTGCTGACAGCgggaaaatttgcataaaactATTTACAATAACAATTACATAATGGGCCCTTGGGCCCGGGGGCTGGGTTCGATGTAAGGGGCGGAATttccataattttaaatgtcagTTTTTGAAATGGTGTTTGGACTGTTGCCAAAACAGGGAAATATTCAATAGACAGCCTCACACAGCCAGAATGTTCTGAATGCGAGCAGGTTGCTTGGAAGTATGTGTGTTTCTACACAGACAgaaaattgtctttaaaaatgtaaatcaacatttttacaGTCTTGAGGTTCACTGTTATGACTAGCGCTTTTAAAGTTAACTTTTTTGTCGTTCCAGGATTTATATAACaagtttgaaattttaaattggtaaTTGGTTAAAGAAAATCTGTTATATttccaattattttaaaaaatgtaacatttttggaacttaaacatatatttatgaaCATATATGAATTTATGTCATATTCAACTACAACCATCATAAAATTGTAAgcatataatttctttttttcttaaacaCTTCTCTGGGAGAGCAGACTTTTgaaatgggttttttttttaccaaaatgtAAGTACGATTTTGTTTGCGaagttttcattaatattaAGGAAGTCTTGAAACATTTGGTTTTTGTACATGTGAAAATGATTTCTTACTTCCGACGAGCTCAATCGGTTTcagtttatttgattttcagaaagtattttttttcttgtgcaTATGGTCGAGTATGTGAGAGCTTGTCGATTATCGCAAGCATTCGACGAACGGCAAACTTTTGCGCTTGCCGGCGTTAACAAGCCACAGCCATGCGTTTAACTAAGCGTAAATGTAAcagtgtgtatgtgtgtagaGAGTGTGGTAAGGGGCGGTGGGAGGGGGTGGAGATCCTGTCGGCGTGTGGCTGCAAAATTGTATGTGTGTAAGTGTGGGTCGGTGGCGGCAACATTGTTGCAAaatgattttgaaaaaaaaaaaaccatcaaTAACTCAAATATAATGACAGTTTTCCACTTGTTGTTGcctctatctctctctctctttctctctccctCTAACCCTGCAAACCGCCACCCCCAACCCCTAAGTGGGGCTAAATGGATGAATAACTTAAGCCAGATGCTTCGCCTTTCCTCTTAGTGTGCGATGTTATGTAATGTAATAACgtcaatcaaatttaaaaaggcagaccaactatttcaaaatcaattttcttgCCCCCCTTTTCatgcagcagcatcagcatcagcggGAAAGTGGAAAAGCTGCGGAAGGAAACAGGAAAGCGACCTCGGCTTAAGCAAATACACAATCACAAGTTGTTGCTGCATCAGAGGAATCCTGAGTAGGATGTAGGATGTAGGGCGAAGGAAGTAGGCTAATGTAGCAGAAGAAGACCCCAGGACTAAGTCACTTTGCAAACAGTATCACTCAAAGCTGTGACTAGCGAAATTCGCAGCGAGGGACCGTGACACCGAGTGAAAAAGTGCCTGCtttaaagtttagtttaaacTTTTCAGTGGCTCGTGGCTTGCCCCGGGAGAAATGTATCATTCGTGTCATTAATCATTCGTCATGTGGGACGGCGACAACATTTCATTTGCTTATCATCTCGGCTCAAAGTCTTTGGGGGGATGAAAGCAACAAGAGTAGGCCTCAAATTTGAATGAATCAAATGGGCTGCCGGAAAACTTATTGCTAAGCCTAGAAATCCCCGACAAGTCAGTGACTTCCCGTCCTTTCAGAACAAAAGCGAGCTTATGTCTTACATTTGTGGAAATCAAGAGAAAAATCATCAGAACAACGGTGCGACAATAATTGGaattaatatctttttaaatattttgtcaaatatttctttaaagttaaacaaataaataaattaagtaaataaacCAACCAATAGTTAAATCAAGGTACTCTGCAAAATACCgaattaaaataacaagaacTCATAAcctattacaaaaaaaatggattttaaaaatttgttttgtaaccTCTAACTATCTTTCAAGTTAATATTCCCTTAAAGTCAGCGAGTGTAAGAGCATCTATAAaagttatttgtatttttttcacatCCAAGCCTGCTTGATTTTTTATGGCCAGCACTCCACCACAACTACtgcccatcatcatcatcatctaaCATCATTCGTGTCCCATGGCCAGCCACTCAAAGGCAAGCGCTGAATTGACAAATTGATGGATGGTTCTCCAAACGCTGCATGCTTCAGCATCtctcctttattttttttccttcattGCCCCTTGTACAAGTATATGATGCATTATTATTCCGGAAAAGTTTGCGaccgcagcaacaacaattgcttGCCTAAGTGTTTTATTAGCCATCGAGAACAGAGCTTGAGTTcggttgagttgagttgattGTCAGTTTTCGaacacattgtttttttttttttggttattttgttttgtatacaATTTTCCTAAATTGCTTTGGGGTTTTATTGCTTAGCATGCCTTCATCGTCAACCCATACCAATCCGCTGACGAATGAGCAGGTCGAAGAGCTGAAGGATGCCTTTGAAAGGTACGATCTGGATTCAAATGGCACTCTATCAGCGACTGGGATCCGTATGGCTTTGATTTCAATGGGTCACGAGGTCACTGAAGCGGAGCTTTACGATCTCATCCGTTCGGTGGCTGCCACGAATGAGCCAGTATTGgattttcacaaatttatgcaaatgatGGCGCCCCGGTTGGCCGATGTCGATAGTGACGAGAGTCTGGAGCGGACCTTCAAACTGCTGGACCGTGATCGCGACGGCTATGTCAACTGTCAGGATGTAAGTGCGATCATGGTCCTCTTGGGAGCAGTCGTAACCGACAATGAAACCATGGACATCTTCCGTTCAGTCGATATGGATGGCGATGGCCGCATAAGTCTGCGCGACTTTATCAGCTTCATGCATAGTCCCATTTAAACTTTGGCCCactataaaaattgaaattgtgtGCGTGAACAAATTGCATtcagaaaaaattaacacgaaaacaattacattttaacTGTTAGTcaattcaaagaaaatatacattttgcaatcattttattaaattgtatacaaaattattcaatttatttgtgtttctcTTGAACTTATGATAGGCATTCAGTTTCAATTCAGTGAGATGTGACTGAATATGTATTACcgatatttaaaaacattttttttaacataagtttctattttgtttgaagtccttcttttaaattaaattttatttcaatcgAATAGTATTGATTTATAGATTTCCTGTGTAATTGGacctttttaagaaatttcttaatttctgTTTTCGAGGTtctatgttattattttcttaaaatttatttgatttgaaaatatttaaaaatggaatttcGATACATTAAAGTATATTTCTGTGTGCAGGGGGAAAAAAAACTAAGGCGGCCAAATGGAAAacagaaaggaaaaaaaattgagacCATAAAgccagaaattaattcaatagCACGTTTCGTCCATTAAGCCGCCAGAGCTTTGCTTGCTGACTTTGTCATTCCGCCGCCCCCTGCAACTCCCCCTTGcaggacatggacatggacacaTGTGCAGTGGCCACACACAAACTCACATGCAAAGTGTTGTGTAAACAAGTCAGCTGCCAGTTGGCCGGCAGCTGCAGGCGGGGCTGATGAGAAGAACAAGAAGAAGGAGCTTGGCCAGAAGTAAAAGCCAGCAGAAATCAAGGTGCCACGCCTCCTGTGGACCCGCCCTCCGGCGTCCAATTGTGCTTTGTTTGCTCCCTGCTGGCATGAGGCCACCGAACCACCTTGACTCGTTGTCGTCGTGAgtggctttaatatttttcagctGACGCTGCTCTTAATGAAAGCAAGAAATGATGCCACCGCTGCCGTTGCCGCTTTTTCTTATTCCCGTTTCCGTTTCCTCTTAATGCGTCTTCCTTTTAGTCTAGttgtgcactcaaaaaaataatcattgtcaCAATGATTTTCTGATAATCCAAATTCCAAATAACAAGCCATGAAGAAATCTCTTAAGATATAAACTCTTAacataaaaaaccaaatattgatttatttgaatagGTTAACGGCTCACTCCAAGCATAAAAACCTGAAGAATTACAAACATGTATGAAAAAGTATAGGAGATTATTATGCAAATTGTGTGCAAGTAAAGTCCtagttttgataaattttatattcaaataaaatcagAGTATTCATCAAATcgcaaaaaattttttcagtgtagTTGTCTAGTCCTTTGCCTTTCACTTGGCATTTTCCACTTAGCTGACTTGGATTGCTCTTGCATTTCGTCCAGTTATTTATGGCCCGGCCGAGTAAACGAGTTCATTTAGCTAATGGTCGCACGCCCAACTGAGCCTACGAGAGATTCCTCCACGAGTCCTTCGGGTCCTTCGAGCGCTCTTTGTGTGCCACAATGGGCATTACAGGCTCTGGCTCTGGGACTGGCTCTGGCAATGTCATAGCAGCGCCAGATTTcaatattttgcataaaattgGTCAAGCTGGCACTAGTGTTCAACCCGCACAATCATATACATGCCCCGTCCAAACAACGCAGCTTAAGGATAAGTACAAGAGCATTTGCCTTTTGTTGTCCCGTTCCATTTCTTCTTTATCCGCATTCATACGCTGCTAGGTGCTCTTTCAGTTGTCAGGACAACTATAGGCAACAAGTGTTGACAGTTTGGTAAGACTCGGAATTTTTGTGTCAATGCTCTGGAAAATACCTTCGTAGCTATTTTTAACGTTCACCTTTCCCATCTGCACTAATACGGGTTTCCGTTCGAAAGGTCAAAGCTGGAATTCCGGTGATAAGTTGCATggcatatttaatattttgcaagCTTATCCTTTGAGATTTGTTTTCATCTATCATAGTGTAAGCTGCTTTAGTATACAAATTTCATATCAATCAGACGAATATTTCTAAGACCCACTCTGCACCCCatctattttctttgttagcATACAACAAAGCATAATGATTAATCAGGCTAAGTACTTCGTACAGTGTTCAGtgacatttattattttcaaaaaaaattcttttcgggacttttattttaatggatACGGGTTTTCTCTGTGCGGCAATGGCTGGCCTTAATTTGAGCTTatccattttaattgttttgattattaataACTTATGAATTAAAGCTATGCTTGCTTTCCAATTACATCCAGGATATTGGATTTAATTGGGGTATAAGAGTATgcagaaaaaaaggaacatGAATCTATCagatttctgttttttaaatatactgttgcatacttttagacacctttataagtaatttgaaaatttttagcACCGCTCATATTAAATTGTACTCTATATTGTCAACATCTATTGCTTAAAAGCAGAGCTCTTAAAATATGCTCAACCTTTCTTGTTTAACTTGTCAGACTCGGATCAAAACAGAAGAAAATTATAAGACACTttgaacataaaaaaaatgttgagagCGTCTTTCgattccatttttcaaaagacCCTAAGGTAGCTGATCTTTTTCTTACAGCAAGTAAAATAGGGAAAGTTTTGGGAAGCTCTGTTTACAAGTCACAAAATTTAGGTTTGTAAAATCTTCACTCACCTTGAAACTCCTTGCGTGCTGCACTCACTGATGTCACAATGTTGGCCACGTGGCCCAACACCGTGGCGAAGAGCATCAGGCCGAAGAGCAGCTGCAGAATCACAAATACGTACTCTCCCTTGGAGCGCGGCTTGGGCAGATCCCCGATGGTGGTCAGCGCCAGGGTGCACCAGTAGTAGCTCTGCAGATACTGCTTCACCACGTCCGCCGACTCCGAGTCGTGGTAGACCCAGTTGCGCGACCCGAAGCCATTGTTCTTGTGGATGATGTGGTACAGACAGCCGTTCCAGTGGAATATCACAAGAAGGTAGTGAATGAGGGCCGTGCTCCGGAACAGGTTCGGGTAGTTCGTGTGCCGCTCGGTGCGATCCATGAACGCCCAGAAGCGGTAGATCTTCACCAGCCGGAAGCTGCGCAGGATCGAGTTGAAGCCGATGGACAGATAAAGAAAGTCCAGCGGCAGCAGGCACAGGCAGTCGATGTAGAAGATCGTCGAGTTCATGTAGTGGGTGCGCAGCTTGAGTGCGTCCGTCTGCAGCACCCCATCCTCCAGGTATCCGGTGCGAAAGTGGAACAATATGTCGATCAGATACAGGAAATCGGACAGATAGTCCAGGCAGAACCAGATGGCGATCGTGCGCCGATTGATCTCCTGGAAGGCGAAGCGGTAGATTATCACCCAGAAGTTGTACAGGAAGGCCATGGAGACCACCATGGACCAGTAGTAGCACAGCCGTCCCGCCGGATCGAACACGAAGTGCAGTTTCCTGGCCGCCGTTGCCGCTCGAATCCGTTGCGATGCGGTGCGCCGTGGTTTCTGGTGGTGCGGCTGCCCTCCGTGACCCCCGGCCCCACTGCCGCCCCCGCTGCCGGCGCCACCGTGATGCGGGTGGTGCGGATGTCCGCTGTGGGGTGGCCCGGGGCCACCTGGTCCAGCCTGCGAGGGTGGACCGTGTGCGTGCGGGTGGTGCGACACCGTGGAGGCCGAGTGCTGCAGCTGGTAGGGATGGTGCGCCTGTTGAGCGGCATTGTGGTGCCCTTGTTGCTGCGATCGGGAGCGCGGGTAGCTGTAGAGAACGCAATGAAATCATTAACACGGAGTTAGGATCATCAACTGTCCTTATGCAATGAAACtattattaaagaaaagaatGATCAATAAATGATCAATAGTAGAAAAGATCTCACTTTAATAGCTTATATATGCTtatctaaaaaattatttggcaatgtttttaaagaagtATTTTAAAGTGCAGGAAAGACTTGtcaaataatagttttaactTATTAGGTACTTGCTACCATTTATAAGTaattaagaaatcaaaatatatatatgatatgcTATAATTTGTTTCGTTTGCTTGCAAAAGATTTCCCAACCAAAATGTAATGTAAATCGTTTTGAATTGATTTCTTTAGCTCCTGCAAATATTTACACTTAATTATAATGAAGGGGATACCCACCGATCTGTGCCGTTGCAGTAGTTGCCACCGTATTGGTTGTGGCCGCCCATGGCCAAACTGGTGGCTCCGCCGCCGGCCAGCGTGTTATCCTGCGAGCCGCGTCCCGTAGAACGGTTCCAGGTGCCCAGCAGCGGCTGATCGCCGCTGGCAGCCGCTTTCAGGCGACCCCGCGACTTGTTGCGTTGCTTGTTGTGCAGAAGATCCATTTCTGAGGCAGTGCTTACGGTGGCCATGTGCGAATTGGAGGCCCTGGAGGCGCATGGTGTGGCCAGGCTGTCGTGCGAAGTGAAGAAACCTTGTTGCGAGACACTCTGTCCGAATTTCGGCTGGGTCATGCCAAACTTTGGTCCTAGATCTGCAGGTggtattaaaatgaaaagggAACAATAATTAATCGATCAAAAATATCGATCAAAAATATCGATCAAAAGGGTCGAGTGTAAAGATAGGAGAATAACAAATTGTGTAGTTTGTTTTCTTCATTCTGTGGGGGTAAACGTAACACTGGAGTATGGAATGTTATTGAGacatatctttaaaaaatctcaGCAAACTTGAACAcgaaaatttagtttttagtttagtttagtttttagtttttccttAGCCATTTAATTGCACcagaaaaattctaaaatatttaaaaaaataatgttcaaCTATCACTAACAATTAAAGTCATGGAGACCTAAGTTAAAGAAAATAGGTTTGATTTTGAGGTTTGGGGATTGAAAagattaccaaaaaaaaatataaacacaaaaggTTCGGTGTGAGAATATAACATGTTTGCGTTatcaaattacattttttggagtaaaaattttatttaaatacaattaacgAATGCGATTGATGTTTGGTTTGTGGTTGCAAATTGCTGGACATTTTTCAAAGTAATTGTTCTAGTATTCATGAAACTGGGATCACGCGGCCTTACCGAGAAAGCTCTGGCGATCGATCGAGAAGCGACGCAGGCTCCCCAGATCGATGAACTGCTCATCGCCGGCCATTGTGGGTGTGATCGAGAGTTCGGTTGTGTGTATGGcggcaccaccaccaccaccaccagagccactgccactgccacccaCATGCGAGGCAgtaccaccaccaccagctgTCGCATTGCCACCGGCTGAAATACCACTCGAACCACCGCCCACCGTGAGATTTGTGCAGGTGGTTCCACCGCCCGCACTGCCACCCATTCCGGCGCCCAAGTATTGGGCATTGCTCCCATAGAAGCTGCCATCCAGCTCGGCCATCTGCTGCTCGTAGGCGGTCAGCGGGTTGATTGACCTCGAGCTGTGGTCCCGATAGAGGGGGCGGGGCGAGGGCATCAGCGAGGGGTTAAGCAGCCCATTGAGCGAGAGGCGTGGCTGCATGATCTCCGGAAAGCTGGCCCGCGGCGCTAATCTATGGCCAATGTTTGAaattgatgttgctgctgttctgtagttgctgttgctgttactgttgctgatgctgatgctgttgcacttattgctgttgttgttgctgctgctgttgttgttgctgctgctgttgttgcagcTGTTGTTTTGACGTATTGCGACTGTTGTTTTGGTCTGTGGCCTGTCATTGTGAGCGGCATAAGCCTGAGTTTGAGCCTTCTGAGCCGGAGCCGTGTCCCTCAGCCATCGTtcatcatcgtcgtcatcGGTATAACCATCGACATGGTTTTCGTTGTCATTGCCATCTGTATCGCCATCTATGGCCGTCGCCCGCCTCAAACTAGGCGTGGCAGCTGCGATTGCCCCATGGTTTCAtagtgttttttgtttgattaatttgtaattgGTTTCGCATTGATTTATGTTCGATTGGGAAAAGCACGAGAAATGTGATCAGAGTATAGAGTATAATTAATTGCAAATTCTccattaataacatttttgatttttgtttaattctaGAGCAATTGGTGGGATTTTaaggcacacacacagaaatgAGCGAATAAATCACAATAAGAACAAGTGAGAGGATTGGTTTGGTGGTTGGTAGTGGTTTTGGTGGCTACAGGTGGTTTGCtggttggtggtggtggtgttgaAAGTGTTGGTCTTTAACAACAACGCAACTGCAATAACGTTATCAAATAGCAACAGCATTCAACAAGAAACAACAACGAGATTTACAAGAACATAGGTGGGTATTCGTAAAGGCGAGGACTTATATGTACTTAGGCATGGGAAGTATAACGAAATCTTACCAAGACTTGAATGGTAAGAACACACCGAGAACATTGGGTACTTTTATTAACAAGGCCTTAAATACTAATATGTGGAAAATATTCTTAACATTTATCTCAGAATTTTGTTTATGACTTCTTCTCGCTAGTTTTTAAAAGCCTTGGACTTTTACAAGCAACTTTTTGTGTGTCTAAATGATTATAAACTAAACATGTGATTAACAAACAAGTAATGTGAGGTATTGAAGGGAACGTACTTGCATGCAAAGATTAGTTTTTGGACTTCTAAGTGATGGCCAAGTACCTTAACGCCAAAGTTTCTCTACCTTCATTTCGAGCCCCCAGAAATGTGCTAATAAAGTTAGATTTAATTACGTGCGCCTAAATGGAGCATGgaacaaagaaaaaagacACACACGCCATAGGAGCTTCATTACTTTTAACCAGCTGCCTGGCAACTGCCACTTGGAAATTCATGAGCTGCCACACGCAAAGGGCCGTACAGATTGGCCCAGAAGCTGCTGTCCAAAAGACTGGCTCAAGTGCCACTTGACTGTCGAACAGCCAACAGCCAACAGCCAGACAATGACCGGGGCTGTTGGCTTCtagtatttgtatctgtatctgcgaTGTCGCCAGCGAACTGCGTGCGGCGCCAATTTATTTCTATTAGGAGCCGTTCTAAGTCCTCCGCCTGTTGCTCTCCCCCAGCAACTGGATACCTGCCTCCAGCTGAGTGCCTGGCCATTGATTATTGGCAGACCGCTTTTAATTATTGCCCAGCTTCTGGCTAGCGTAATTCAATTAGGCCACCAAACAATGGTGGAGAATAGATGGCCACGAGTCGAGTGTCTGTCGCGTCGCGagtaaaatgcaaaaattgtcAATTACTTTGGCCCACCTGCCACAATGTTCCCGTTCCTCTCCACACCTTTTCCGTTTCCCAGAACCTACCTAACATGAATTTGCACTTTCCTCGCTGTGCAataatttctaattaattCGCGCTTAATGGCAACATACAAATCAACTTGACCgcgtttatttattaactaatTCCACGTCGTCCTCGCCCTTCTTGAGACACTTAAATGACTGGCTAgccggaaaaataaatgttatttagcTTCAAAtgcattattaataaattcctCTGCCTTCACTACCCCCACCATTCTCAGTCAACAAGAATACACGTGAAGTTTATTAGGCTgaattactatttttaatcCTCTGCTGGCTACAAAATATACGGGAAATTGTTGTAAACAGAGTAAATTAAACACTAATAGGTATATTTTGacaaatttggtttatttattttaatccaCGGTTAAACAAGTTTTGTAGAATAAAGAgtgattttgaaaaaatacaacaCGTTTAACTAGTTAATTATTTAGAAttgttttttatgattttggtaaacacaaaaatgtatatttttcttattttgctGCTGCAAGCGTATGTTAAATATCCAAAAGGAAAGAATGCTTAATTCGAACGAATAAAACTGCAATAGTTTCAAGTTCAAGTTTAAATTCaagtaacaaaatatattctgTTACTATGAGACTGTAAATGATTGTAAGTAGACAACGTGGTGGGTGGGTAAGCTTTAGTCGAACAAATAATTGTAGCCGGCTCACTTGTTTGATTTTAGTTGTTCGGCACAAACTTAGTTTGCCAGAGTGCATTTCAATGTCTAGTGAAAGTTTGGACTACACGCAAACAACGTCAATGTGCGAGAATTGCGTCATTGGCAATTTACAAGCCTGTTGCCCACTTTCAGGCGCTGTCACCGCCAATTGGGCCGTTTCCTGGCCCAAGTCAAAGACTTTTAGACGTATATACATGATGAGCGAGAGGGATGGAAGTCGAAGCTGACGCCGAAGCCGAAGCCTGTCCCTGACCGCATTCCAAGTTTGCAGACATAATCTTGGcactatttaattttgctaATAGTTGAGTgtcattaatttaaacttttgcgCTTTTTGGTTTGTCTTGGCTGCAGCCTCGGTGATAACAAAAACGGGGGTAAAAGAGAGAATCAAAACCAGAACGGCGGTTGAGTGAGATAGAGcgaagaaaaatgaaaaatctaCAGCTTAATGTGCGGCACTTTGTCATAGCCTGCCAGCCGGAAAAGGAAACTTGCGACAAACTTGCGCAAAAGTTCAACAAAACGCTTGAGCGGCCTCACTCACACAGCAAGAGGCTCTGGGTAACCAGAGCCATGAATTGTCAATAAATTTGCTTGCCGCAAATCATCACAACTTGGTTCGGCTTCGGTTGTTTCTTGCCTGCCCAGTTAAACCAAAAGATGTCCCTAAAAGAAAAAGCGGCATTCAGGGGCAATTCAGACAAAAACTAAACCTCAATTATTTGGTGCAGCTGCCTcggcaaatgaaaatatttgagaACACAAAATACTTTGACAAAAGTTTGCGAGCAAACTTTACTTAAACATACTTTAGCCTTATCCAAACACGCGGACAAGAAACGAAAAGGGATGGTACGGGAAATAGGCCaaagtggaaatggaaactTAAACGACACAAAAAGGATGTCGAGCCATAAAAACATTACGAagaaacaaactttaaacgcctTAAGGAAAAGGC
The sequence above is drawn from the Drosophila gunungcola strain Sukarami chromosome 2R unlocalized genomic scaffold, Dgunungcola_SK_2 000011F, whole genome shotgun sequence genome and encodes:
- the LOC128255474 gene encoding uncharacterized protein LOC128255474 isoform X1, with protein sequence MSTAKRLVLSLRGRKNSQGNSATSSTRLVSAGTSPGHELDEIAVVSGTGSSSHHFSYGGCIATGDAPLPHYSTAATPSLRRATAIDGDTDGNDNENHVDGYTDDDDDERWLRDTAPAQKAQTQAYAAHNDRPQTKTTVAIRQNNSCNNSSSNNNSSSNNNSNKCNSISISNSNSNSNYRTAATSISNIGHRLAPRASFPEIMQPRLSLNGLLNPSLMPSPRPLYRDHSSRSINPLTAYEQQMAELDGSFYGSNAQYLGAGMGGSAGGGTTCTNLTVGGGSSGISAGGNATAGGGGTASHVGGSGSGSGGGGGGAAIHTTELSITPTMAGDEQFIDLGSLRRFSIDRQSFLDLGPKFGMTQPKFGQSVSQQGFFTSHDSLATPCASRASNSHMATVSTASEMDLLHNKQRNKSRGRLKAAASGDQPLLGTWNRSTGRGSQDNTLAGGGATSLAMGGHNQYGGNYCNGTDRYPRSRSQQQGHHNAAQQAHHPYQLQHSASTVSHHPHAHGPPSQAGPGGPGPPHSGHPHHPHHGGAGSGGGSGAGGHGGQPHHQKPRRTASQRIRAATAARKLHFVFDPAGRLCYYWSMVVSMAFLYNFWVIIYRFAFQEINRRTIAIWFCLDYLSDFLYLIDILFHFRTGYLEDGVLQTDALKLRTHYMNSTIFYIDCLCLLPLDFLYLSIGFNSILRSFRLVKIYRFWAFMDRTERHTNYPNLFRSTALIHYLLVIFHWNGCLYHIIHKNNGFGSRNWVYHDSESADVVKQYLQSYYWCTLALTTIGDLPKPRSKGEYVFVILQLLFGLMLFATVLGHVANIVTSVSAARKEFQAKLDGVKTYMRMRRVPNHLQVKVIKWFDYLWLTQKCSDEERAVSCLPDKLKAEIAINVHLDTLKRVEIFQNTEAGFLCELVLRLRPVLFSPGDYICRKGEVGKEMYIVNRGRLQVVADNGKTVMASLKAGSYFGEISILNMGTAGKELGNRRTASVRSVGYSDLFVLSKKDMWDVLKEYPAARVRLESIAVKRLEKYKKAPLEKVKYFNVVAMGRCQSTPGLVESCGRTSLEEMWLPPAAVTASSLMHHHQALHQQQQQQHQAAQQQHLPHRQESTQTSSQTHGYSPRSYADRLARATDSPRSVSPSAHGSEERPRSRTTSHHSIRPQSQPSHTGHICDSSSQLECYGAGVGGAGGGTTPLLGSHEVLEDEIKRLRERLHTVESENQALNTKLSQQQWDLENRLAEIEMQICGVSSTSSVDPENETEELERNRESII
- the LOC128255474 gene encoding uncharacterized protein LOC128255474 isoform X2, which gives rise to MSTAKRLVLSLRGRKNSQGNSATSSTRLVSAGTSPGHELDEIAVVSGTGSSSHHFSYGGCIATGDAPLPHYSTAATPSLRRATAIDGDTDGNDNENHVDGYTDDDDDERWLRDTAPAQKAQTQAYAAHNDRPQTKTTVAIRQNNSCNNSSSNNNSSSNNNSNKCNSISISNSNSNSNYRTAATSISNIGHRLAPRASFPEIMQPRLSLNGLLNPSLMPSPRPLYRDHSSRSINPLTAYEQQMAELDGSFYGSNAQYLGAGMGGSAGGGTTCTNLTVGGGSSGISAGGNATAGGGGTASHVGGSGSGSGGGGGGAAIHTTELSITPTMAGDEQFIDLGSLRRFSIDRQSFLDLGPKFGMTQPKFGQSVSQQGFFTSHDSLATPCASRASNSHMATVSTASEMDLLHNKQRNKSRGRLKAAASGDQPLLGTWNRSTGRGSQDNTLAGGGATSLAMGGHNQYGGNYCNGTDRYPRSRSQQQGHHNAAQQAHHPYQLQHSASTVSHHPHAHGPPSQAGPGGPGPPHSGHPHHPHHGGAGSGGGSGAGGHGGQPHHQKPRRTASQRIRAATAARKLHFVFDPAGRLCYYWSMVVSMAFLYNFWVIIYRFAFQEINRRTIAIWFCLDYLSDFLYLIDILFHFRTGYLEDGVLQTDALKLRTHYMNSTIFYIDCLCLLPLDFLYLSIGFNSILRSFRLVKIYRFWAFMDRTERHTNYPNLFRSTALIHYLLVIFHWNGCLYHIIHKNNGFGSRNWVYHDSESADVVKQYLQSYYWCTLALTTIGDLPKPRSKGEYVFVILQLLFGLMLFATVLGHVANIVTSVSAARKEFQAKLDGVKTYMRMRRVPNHLQVKVIKWFDYLWLTQKCSDEERAVSCLPDKLKAEIAINVHLDTLKRVEIFQNTEAGFLCELVLRLRPVLFSPGDYICRKGEVGKEMYIVNRGRLQVVADNGKTVMASLKAGSYFGEISILNMGTAGKELGNRRTASVRSVGYSDLFVLSKKDMWDVLKEYPAARVRLESIAVKRLEKYKKAPLEKVKYFNVVAMGRCQSTPGLVESCGRTSLEEMWLPPAAVTASSLMHHHQALHQQQQQQHQAAQQQHLPHRQESTQTSSQTHGYSYADRLARATDSPRSVSPSAHGSEERPRSRTTSHHSIRPQSQPSHTGHICDSSSQLECYGAGVGGAGGGTTPLLGSHEVLEDEIKRLRERLHTVESENQALNTKLSQQQWDLENRLAEIEMQICGVSSTSSVDPENETEELERNRESII